The proteins below come from a single Mytilus edulis chromosome 5, xbMytEdul2.2, whole genome shotgun sequence genomic window:
- the LOC139522626 gene encoding hepatitis A virus cellular receptor 1-like — protein sequence MCFIKSALPTTRLYDILTELPTTRLYDILTELPTTRLYDILTELPTTRLYDILTELPTTRLYDILTELPTTRLYDILTELPTTRLYDILTELPTTRLYDILTELPTTSLYDILTELPTTTLYDILTELLTTRLYEILTELPTTRLYDILTELPTTKLYDILTELPTTSFNKVLCH from the coding sequence ATGTGCTTCATTAAAAGTGCACTACCAACTACAAGGTTGTATGACATTTTAACTGAACTACCAACTACAAGGTTGTATGACATTTTAACTGAACTACCAACCACAAGGTTGTATGACATTTTAACTGAACTACCAACCACAAGGTTGTATGACATTTTAACTGAACTACCAACCACAAGGTTGTATGACATTTTAACTGAACTACCAACTACAAGGTTGTATGACATTTTAACTGAACTACCAACTACAAGGTTGTATGACATTTTAACTGAACTACCAACCACCAGGTTGTATGACATTTTAACTGAACTACCAACTACAAGTTTGTATGACATTTTAACTGAACTACCAACTACAACGTTGTATGACATTTTAACTGAACTACTAACCACAAGGTTGTATGAAATTTTAACCGAACTACCAACCACAAGGTTGTATGACATTTTAACTGAACTACCAACTACAAAGTTGTATGACATTTTAACTGAACTACCAACTACAAGCTTTAATAAGGTTTTGTGTCATTGA
- the LOC139522706 gene encoding uncharacterized protein produces MDSTSDSCFEETSSYEKCSKRRRLNVDINSNCYHPDSQNDGCQNISNENLQKTFNYGDGVKSEFFKSIESIIHDLVLSTKPPSKSEEVKMYLETMLLGKHSKEKLKKSKELKDKSRVITDAERYIMAVLSVCSKEQRKELMKVTGKHHNDHVPLSLACKIGNLELVKFLVENCEADVNGNDGDGKPMLWAISNQEEDLVRYLLENKADPATNVGNCNLLMFSMKIFSYAPWPTFGYEEVEDDDDEDEDDDGDENKTKEGSDKNKTDDDDTDDEEEEKESCDNTDVENKKNENIPAPFCPKLEIVKMLIDYGAVEKCSESQLYDIFKAVLPEESSNLIIINMAEELYEACLPLLLAKVPNIASLKNDQGMTLLGYELLHKDLIRKCKISSHLLRRLGRSDGSDINNANIIKYYPVRLPSEGMSDCIETNIDTVLKSCSVDQTTNNAVCLDDPGNYEYVHPVVFLASGGRRLLHTCLNKHKVPFQPKFDALEAAGAYYAKFGYYKDAMSCWNNADKIRQQKVSNRTKKIMKVEIIQNPINISPWEKEFQVKTLMAKKLLNPFEGDSNVSMEFVYLDMAENARITIKLVKKWQEKLIRSGNAPVITVNPPEKSIKSHLTCLNTCNSKKLDKNTNTRLAMLLKGALIHERLVGYGSHETLKAFEALSTEYYKLNQIKDFVSVVTYSFPYFLRYISQEETYNVRDYTKTETLSKFITNLTSIVLTETKCMQLTFDELMAIGKCFFLHYLGTPKIQRMFTDIAPLLVALKVLDSYDKSEEQRTKFLKFMKRVASDDLRNCVGQSLLHYVTPVVMDREAKDLEKEVSGSQKLVQILLSSGADPNTVDDYGMTPLHLAYRILLSVGSERETDQMNIIQALLESGAHTDCIDAANRTPIWYSQTSSRPLCPVGTQSLQCLASAVIINSGVPYQGHHLPHIEKVVDLHKKRGKRTSDQFTEYLFSESNQCLYQESDQSDQGDQGDQSVQSNQSGESDENECSD; encoded by the coding sequence ATGGATTCTACAAGCGACTCCTGTTTCGAGGAAACATCTTCATACGAAAAATGCTCTAAAAGACGTCGTTTAAATGTTGATATTAACAGTAATTGCTATCACCCTGACTCACAGAACGATGGTTGTCAAAATATTAGCAACGAAAATCTCCAAAAGACATTTAATTATGGGGATGGAGTTAAATCAGAATTTTTTAAATCTATTGAAAGCATAATTCATGATTTAGTCTTATCTACAAAACCACCGAGTAAATCTGAAGAAGTGAAGATGTACTTAGAAACAATGCTTCTTGGAAAACATTCAAAAGAGAAACTAAAAAAGTCCAAAGAATTGAAGGATAAATCGAGGGTCATTACCGATGCTGAAAGGTATATAATGGCTGTATTAAGTGTTTGTTCTAAAGAACAGAGAAAGGAATTGATGAAAGTTACAGGCAAACATCATAATGATCACGTCCCGTTGTCATTGGCTTGTAAGATCGGAAATCTGGAACTGGTCAAGTTTCTGGTGGAGAACTGCGAGGCTGACGTCAATGGTAATGATGGGGATGGTAAACCAATGTTGTGGGCAATATCTAACCAGGAGGAAGACTTGGTTCGCTACTTACTGGAAAACAAAGCTGATCCTGCAACAAATGTGGGTAACTGTAATCTTTTAATGTTTTCAATGAAGATCTTTTCTTATGCACCATGGCCAACATTTGGTTATGAAGAAGTcgaggatgatgatgatgaagatgaagatGATGATGGAGATGAGAACAAAACTAAAGAGGGTTCTGATAAGAACAAAACTGATGATGATGATACCGATGATGAGGAGGAGGAAAAAGAGAGTTGTGATAACACTGATGTTGAAAACAAGAAGAATGAAAACATTCCTGCGCCATTTTGTCCAAAACTTGAAATTGTGAAAATGTTGATTGATTATGGAGCTGTTGAGAAATGTTCTGAGAGCCAACTTTATGACATATTTAAAGCTGTGCTTCCAGAAGAGAGTAGCAACTTGATAATAATCAACATGGCAGAAGAATTGTATGAAGCTTGTCTGCCATTATTACTTGCCAAAGTACCTAACATAGCCAGTTTAAAGAACGATCAAGGTATGACTTTGTTAGGTTACGAACTTCTTCATAAGGATTTGATTAGAAAATGTAAGATCTCAAGTCATTTACTACGTCGCCTCGGTAGAAGTGACGGGTCAGATATCAATAACGCCAACATTATCAAATATTACCCTGTACGTCTTCCATCAGAGGGCATGTCCGATTGTATTGAAACAAATATAGATACTGTTCTTAAGTCTTGCAGTGTTGACCAGACTACAAACAATGCAGTTTGTCTTGATGATCCTGGTAACTATGAGTATGTACATCCAGTTGTATTTTTAGCGAGTGGCGGGAGGAGGTTATTACATACATGTCTAAATAAACATAAGGTTCCGTTTCAACCCAAGTTTGACGCATTAGAAGCTGCTGGGGCTTATTATGCCAAATTTGGGTACTATAAAGATGCTATGAGTTGCTGGAATAATGCAGACAAAATAAGGCAACAGAAAGTTTCAAATAGAACAAAGAAAATCATGAAAGTAGAGATCATCCAAAATCCAATTAATATTTCACCTtgggaaaaagaatttcaagtaaAAACTTTAATGGCTAAGAAATTACTGAATCCATTTGAAGGTGATTCTAATGTCAGCATGGAGTTTGTTTACCTGGATATGGCTGAGAATGCCAGGATAACTATCAAGTTGGTAAAAAAATGGCAGGAAAAATTGATAAGAAGTGGTAATGCTCCTGTTATTACAGTGAATCCAccagaaaaatcaataaaatctcACCTTACTTGTCTGAACACATGTAACAGTAAAAAGTTGGACAAGAACACTAATACACGTTTGGCTATGCTGTTAAAAGGTGCATTAATACACGAGCGCCTCGTAGGATACGGTTCTCATGAGACGCTAAAGGCATTCGAAGCATTGTCCACAGAGTACTACAAACTCAATCAAATTAAAGATTTCGTTTCTGTTGTCACATACAGCTTTCCATACTTTTTGAGATACATATCACAAGAGGAAACCTATAATGTAAGAGATTATACAAAGACTGAGACATTGTCTAAGTTCATTACCAACTTAACATCCATTGTTTTGACAGAGACAAAATGTATGCAGTTAACGTTTGACGAGCTTATGGCAATTGGTAAATGTTTCTTCCTCCACTACTTAGGCACACCAAAGATACAAAGAATGTTCACAGATATTGCACCTCTGCTTGTAGCTTTAAAGGTACTGGATAGTTATGACAAGAGTGAAGAGCAGAGAACAAAGTTTTTAAAGTTCATGAAAAGAGTAGCGAGTGACGACCTGAGGAACTGTGTTGGACAAAGTCTCTTACATTATGTCACCCCTGTAGTAATGGATAGAGAAGCCAAAGATTTAGAGAAAGAAGTTTCAGGATCACAGAAATTAGTCCAGATATTACTAAGTTCAGGAGCAGATCCTAATACCGTGGACGACTATGGAATGACACCTCTTCATTTAGCTTACCGTATCTTGTTGAGTGTTGGATCAGAGCGTGAAACTGACCAAATGAATATAATCCAAGCACTGTTGGAATCTGGTGCTCACACTGACTGTATAGATGCTGCCAACAGAACCCCCATCTGGTATTCCCAGACATCATCAAGACCATTGTGCCCCGTGGGTACACAATCCTTGCAATGTCTAGCCTCTGCTGTGATTATAAACAGTGGTGTACCTTATCAAGGACATCATTTACCTCACATAGAGAAGGTGGTAGACTTGCATAAAAAGAGAGGCAAACGTACATCTGATCAATTTACAGAATATTTGTTCAGTGAATCTAATCAATGTTTGTACCAGGAGTCTGATCAAAGTGATCAAGGTGATCAAGGTGATCAAAGTGTTCAAAGTAATCAAAGTGGTGAAAGTGATGAGAATGAATGCTCtgattga